The following proteins come from a genomic window of Geothrix edaphica:
- a CDS encoding BlaI/MecI/CopY family transcriptional regulator has translation MTTAPIRPSDGELAILRVLWSRGPSTVRDVHTELSKDRDMGYTTVLKLMQIMVEKGLVARDERARSHTYRTLQGEAETQRCLLKELLQKAFAGNRRELVLQALETEPASAEELEDIRKLLNDAKGRAR, from the coding sequence ATGACTACCGCGCCCATCCGCCCGTCCGATGGCGAGCTCGCCATTCTGCGGGTCCTCTGGTCGCGGGGTCCCTCGACCGTTCGGGATGTGCACACCGAATTGTCGAAGGACCGGGACATGGGCTACACCACCGTGTTGAAGCTCATGCAGATCATGGTGGAGAAGGGCCTGGTGGCCCGGGACGAACGCGCGCGCTCCCACACCTACCGGACCCTCCAGGGGGAGGCCGAAACCCAGCGCTGCCTGTTGAAGGAACTTCTGCAGAAGGCCTTCGCGGGCAATCGTCGGGAACTCGTCCTCCAGGCCCTCGAAACCGAGCCCGCCTCGGCCGAGGAACTGGAGGACATCCGCAAGCTGCTGAATGACGCCAAGGGGAGGGCCCGATGA
- a CDS encoding M56 family metallopeptidase has product MIDLSSFPVLQAIGWTLLHSLWQGALLALLAVVALRLAQRHSADLRYAIAVGTLGLLVLTFAGTLIWISIGGDPLPVSGTLAIVPIGEGQSPVSWMVRLRGALGPWIPWLFLAWILGFSLRLVQVGRSLVWLYGPCLGNLQPPPAEWLARFESMRIRSRVQAPVRLGLSDQVDSLVVLGWLKPMVLVPAAAFLALSPEALEALLAHELAHVRRGDFLANVLQTFAEALLFYHPAVWWLSRRIRQEREHCCDDAAVQACGDPILYASALVGLEELRSQPNLIPDLAPAASGGHLMSRIQRLLHPHATHAPAAPLAALIPALLLAVVLGIATLSATDAPKPAPAASDPVEMDFKLIRVKHQPEAPAYPPEAKAARIQGTVVVVLVIDTEGKVTAAKAISGPPELHACAVGYARAWEFEPAKVKGKPVPARFKLTMPFRLK; this is encoded by the coding sequence ATGATCGACCTATCATCCTTCCCTGTATTGCAGGCCATCGGCTGGACCCTGCTCCACAGCCTCTGGCAGGGCGCGCTGTTGGCCCTGCTGGCGGTGGTGGCGCTCCGGCTGGCGCAGCGACATTCCGCGGACCTCCGCTACGCCATCGCGGTGGGAACGCTGGGCCTGCTGGTCCTCACCTTCGCCGGAACCCTGATCTGGATCTCGATCGGCGGCGATCCGCTGCCCGTGTCCGGAACCTTGGCCATCGTCCCCATCGGTGAAGGGCAGAGCCCCGTGAGCTGGATGGTCCGGCTTCGTGGGGCACTCGGTCCCTGGATTCCCTGGCTGTTCCTGGCCTGGATTCTGGGTTTCAGCCTGCGGCTCGTGCAAGTGGGGCGATCCTTGGTCTGGCTCTATGGGCCTTGCCTGGGAAACCTTCAGCCGCCGCCAGCCGAATGGCTGGCACGGTTCGAATCCATGCGAATCCGCAGCCGCGTGCAAGCACCCGTCCGCCTGGGGTTGTCCGACCAGGTGGATTCCCTCGTAGTGCTGGGCTGGCTGAAACCCATGGTGCTGGTCCCGGCGGCGGCTTTCCTGGCCCTGAGCCCCGAGGCTTTGGAGGCCCTGCTGGCCCACGAACTGGCCCATGTCCGCCGTGGGGACTTCCTGGCGAATGTCCTCCAGACTTTCGCGGAAGCGCTGTTGTTCTACCACCCCGCCGTCTGGTGGCTCTCCCGGCGCATCCGCCAGGAGCGCGAGCACTGCTGCGATGATGCGGCCGTACAAGCCTGCGGCGATCCGATCCTCTACGCCTCCGCCCTCGTCGGATTGGAGGAACTCCGCTCTCAACCGAACCTGATTCCCGATCTGGCCCCCGCGGCCAGTGGAGGCCACCTCATGTCCCGCATTCAACGACTGCTGCACCCGCATGCCACCCACGCTCCGGCCGCGCCCCTGGCCGCCCTCATTCCGGCCCTCCTGCTGGCGGTTGTCCTGGGCATCGCCACACTCTCGGCCACCGACGCCCCCAAGCCTGCACCGGCAGCATCGGACCCCGTGGAGATGGATTTCAAGCTGATCCGTGTCAAGCATCAGCCCGAGGCGCCCGCTTATCCTCCCGAGGCCAAGGCCGCTCGCATCCAGGGCACCGTGGTGGTGGTCCTGGTCATCGACACCGAAGGCAAGGTGACGGCGGCCAAGGCCATCTCGGGCCCCCCGGAACTCCACGCATGCGCCGTGGGTTATGCCAGGGCCTGGGAGTTTGAACCCGCCAAAGTCAAAGGAAAACCCGTGCCCGCCAGATTCAAGCTCACCATGCCGTTCCGCCTGAAGTGA
- a CDS encoding YigZ family protein → MRRLKEVVTHRFREKASVFLTELHPARDAAERSAVLAALRKRDFDATHRCSAWREGVPVTAQGSDDDGEPSGTAGRPMLAVLEGAQATDLIAVCIRWYGGTKLGTGGLVRAYTEGVQGALAEAGTLGSWEEVRILRRGLIRVPAAQAHLPFALLGTFPGTALAEHTFEGEWAILHFECPPELCPALDHAWRERSRGGSIAWD, encoded by the coding sequence ATGCGTCGGTTGAAAGAGGTTGTGACCCACCGGTTCCGCGAGAAGGCCTCCGTCTTCCTCACGGAGCTACACCCTGCCCGGGACGCGGCGGAGCGGTCGGCCGTGCTGGCTGCGCTCCGCAAGCGCGACTTCGACGCCACGCACCGCTGCAGCGCCTGGCGGGAGGGCGTCCCCGTCACCGCCCAGGGGTCGGACGATGACGGCGAACCCTCTGGAACCGCCGGGCGGCCCATGCTGGCGGTCCTCGAGGGCGCCCAGGCCACGGATCTCATCGCGGTCTGCATCCGTTGGTACGGGGGCACCAAACTCGGCACTGGCGGCCTGGTGCGCGCCTACACCGAAGGCGTCCAGGGCGCCCTGGCCGAGGCCGGGACCCTGGGGTCCTGGGAAGAAGTGCGGATCCTCCGCCGGGGGCTGATCCGCGTGCCTGCCGCCCAAGCCCATCTGCCCTTCGCGCTCCTGGGGACCTTCCCGGGAACGGCCCTGGCGGAGCATACCTTTGAAGGCGAGTGGGCCATCCTGCACTTCGAGTGCCCGCCGGAGCTCTGTCCGGCCCTCGATCACGCCTGGCGGGAGCGCAGCCGGGGCGGGAGCATCGCCTGGGACTGA
- a CDS encoding formate--tetrahydrofolate ligase, producing MATVTRPFTPTALQPRTPVPSDLDIAQAAALKPIALVGAELGLQEGELEFYGPTKAKVRLEVLERLRSRPNGRYIDVTAITPTPLGEGKTTTTVGLSQALGAHLGQRVITCIRQPSQGPTFGIKGGAAGGGYSQVIPMEDFNLHLTGDIHAITAAHNLCAAAIDARILHEAGATDEQLFERIFPKGRGGRKFPRSLQLRCAKLGITQGDPDRFTTEERRRICRLDLDPAAVTWRRVLDTSDRFLRGVTVGRGDEEQGFARETGFDIAVASEIMAVLALTTGLEDMRRRLGAMVVGLNRQGEAVTAEDLGVAGAMTVLMKDALKPNLMQTLEGTPVFVHAGPFANIAHGNSSILADQIALKLADYVITESGFGADMGMEKFFDIKCRVSGLVPDAVVLVATVRALKMHGGGPKVVAGKPLDPVYVEENLDLLRRGLPNLLHHIRITRKFGVPVVVAVNGFATDSPAELDLVRRASLESGAEDAVVCHNWAQGGEGALDLARAVMRVCDRPSDFRFLYGVDEPIKQKIETIAREIYGADGVDYAPGAEAKIEAYTRLDYDRLPICMAKTHLSLSHDPALKGVPTGFRIPVRDIRISAGAGFLYPLLGKMATMPGLPTRPGFYDVDIDPETGRVVGLF from the coding sequence ATGGCTACCGTCACGCGGCCCTTCACGCCCACGGCCCTGCAGCCCAGGACGCCCGTGCCCTCGGACCTGGACATCGCCCAGGCGGCCGCCCTCAAACCCATCGCCCTCGTGGGCGCGGAGCTGGGTCTCCAGGAAGGCGAGCTGGAGTTCTATGGCCCCACCAAGGCCAAGGTGCGGCTGGAGGTGCTGGAGCGCCTGCGGTCGCGTCCCAATGGCAGGTACATCGATGTCACCGCCATCACCCCCACGCCGCTGGGGGAGGGGAAGACCACCACCACCGTGGGGCTCAGCCAGGCCCTCGGCGCCCATCTGGGCCAGCGCGTCATCACCTGCATCCGGCAGCCCAGCCAGGGGCCGACCTTCGGCATCAAGGGTGGCGCGGCGGGCGGCGGCTACAGCCAGGTGATCCCCATGGAGGACTTCAACCTCCATCTCACCGGGGACATCCACGCGATCACCGCCGCCCACAACCTCTGCGCGGCCGCCATCGACGCCCGCATCCTGCATGAGGCTGGAGCCACGGACGAGCAGCTGTTCGAGCGGATTTTCCCGAAGGGGAGAGGCGGCAGGAAGTTTCCGCGCTCGCTGCAGCTGCGCTGCGCGAAGCTGGGCATCACCCAGGGCGACCCGGACAGGTTCACCACGGAGGAACGCCGCCGGATCTGCCGCCTGGACCTCGATCCCGCCGCCGTGACCTGGCGTCGGGTGCTGGATACCAGTGACCGGTTCCTGCGCGGAGTCACCGTGGGCCGGGGCGACGAGGAGCAGGGCTTCGCCCGGGAGACGGGCTTCGACATCGCCGTGGCCAGCGAGATCATGGCCGTGCTGGCCCTCACTACGGGCCTCGAGGACATGAGGCGACGCCTGGGCGCCATGGTGGTGGGGCTCAACCGGCAGGGCGAAGCCGTCACCGCCGAGGATCTGGGCGTGGCGGGCGCCATGACCGTGCTCATGAAGGACGCGCTCAAACCGAACCTCATGCAGACGCTGGAGGGTACGCCGGTCTTCGTGCATGCGGGACCCTTCGCCAACATCGCCCATGGGAACAGCTCCATCCTGGCGGACCAGATCGCCCTCAAGCTGGCCGACTACGTGATCACCGAATCGGGCTTCGGTGCCGACATGGGCATGGAGAAGTTCTTCGACATCAAGTGCCGCGTCTCGGGCCTGGTGCCTGATGCGGTGGTGCTGGTGGCCACGGTCCGCGCCCTCAAGATGCACGGTGGCGGCCCCAAGGTGGTGGCCGGGAAGCCGCTGGACCCGGTCTACGTGGAGGAGAACCTGGACCTCCTGCGCCGGGGCCTGCCCAACCTGCTGCACCACATCCGCATCACCCGGAAGTTCGGCGTGCCGGTGGTGGTGGCTGTGAACGGCTTCGCCACGGACAGTCCCGCCGAGCTGGACCTGGTCCGCCGGGCCTCGCTGGAGAGCGGCGCCGAGGACGCCGTGGTCTGCCACAACTGGGCCCAGGGCGGGGAAGGGGCCCTGGATCTGGCCCGGGCCGTCATGCGCGTCTGCGATCGCCCCTCGGACTTCCGGTTCCTCTACGGCGTGGACGAACCCATCAAGCAGAAGATCGAGACCATCGCCCGGGAGATCTACGGCGCTGACGGGGTGGACTATGCGCCCGGGGCCGAAGCGAAGATCGAGGCCTACACGCGCCTGGATTACGACCGCCTGCCCATCTGCATGGCCAAGACGCACCTGAGCCTCAGCCACGACCCGGCCCTCAAGGGCGTGCCCACGGGCTTCCGCATCCCCGTGCGGGACATCCGCATCAGCGCCGGGGCGGGCTTCCTCTATCCCCTGCTTGGCAAGATGGCCACCATGCCCGGTCTGCCGACCAGGCCGGGCTTCTACGATGTGGATATCGATCCGGAGACGGGGAGGGTGGTCGGGCTGTTCTGA
- a CDS encoding LiaF transmembrane domain-containing protein: protein MNAPDDAKAPSPFSPKLVVGVAIIVAGLVLTLDNLGLIQAHTIFKLWPLVLVAMGVAKIRQDRGGSSMGGWFLVLGGAFLLLFTFGHGHLADALGPMLVVAVGILIVVKALKQNRGVPPELARSEDFLQGTAIFGGFKRRISTQSFKGGELTAIFGGYEVDLRQAVLENGQARIDVFVLFGGGEIRVPEGWEISNRATAIAGALNDSTHHGPASLESRPRLVVTGLILFGGTEVKS, encoded by the coding sequence ATGAACGCCCCCGACGACGCCAAGGCTCCGAGCCCCTTCAGCCCCAAGCTGGTGGTGGGCGTGGCCATCATCGTGGCGGGCCTCGTGCTCACCCTGGACAACCTCGGGCTCATCCAGGCCCACACCATCTTCAAGCTCTGGCCCCTGGTCCTCGTAGCCATGGGCGTGGCCAAAATCCGCCAGGACCGCGGCGGCAGCAGCATGGGCGGCTGGTTCCTGGTCCTGGGCGGGGCCTTCCTGCTGCTCTTCACGTTCGGTCATGGCCATCTGGCCGACGCCCTGGGGCCCATGCTGGTGGTGGCCGTGGGCATCCTCATCGTGGTCAAGGCCCTCAAGCAGAACCGGGGCGTCCCCCCGGAGTTGGCCCGCTCCGAGGACTTCCTCCAGGGCACGGCCATCTTCGGCGGCTTCAAGCGGCGGATCTCCACCCAGTCCTTCAAGGGCGGCGAGCTGACGGCCATCTTCGGCGGCTACGAAGTGGATCTCCGCCAGGCGGTCCTCGAAAACGGGCAGGCCCGCATCGATGTGTTCGTGCTCTTCGGTGGCGGCGAGATCCGCGTGCCGGAAGGCTGGGAGATCTCCAATCGCGCCACCGCCATCGCCGGGGCCCTCAACGACAGCACCCACCACGGCCCGGCCTCTCTGGAGAGCCGGCCCCGCCTGGTGGTCACGGGCCTCATCCTCTTCGGCGGCACGGAAGTGAAATCCTGA
- a CDS encoding Ppx/GppA phosphatase family protein encodes MRIAAVDVGSNSIHLVVVEADPMGGQLVLAREKAMVRLARGEARSGEIGPEAFRAGLDALAQMAKVIQGFECETVMACGTAALRDAKNAQVFVMEAESLGIAIQVISGEEEARLIHQAVSHAIPFPLEPVALVDIGGGSTELTWVQAGRVAASISLPWGLQRLADAAQTSNPPTAHDLKRLRKMIRRILKKARKDLPTELPEPTLILGTSGTLEDLAKGSDDGRGFTAEQLRAYALKLWRTDVQQRTERLGVDPKRAEVLHVGAIWALSLMEWLGTPPLRHLPVGLREGMIWEALKHGGAAIPPLADRRRASIEQLAARLDPDPGHSRHVALLADQLFLALQPHFELGDTERQWLAFAARVHDVGFSVSEKDHHKHGEYLVRNAALPGFWPEEVDVLAQVVRFHRGKPPHHAKHEAFRALAPWHRQVVRKLAALVRGADALDRRRRQAVRGLSVDIDDDTLRVHLEATGDVEPEMEAFREKAALLGTLLDRRIEVTVV; translated from the coding sequence ATGCGGATCGCGGCCGTCGACGTCGGATCGAACTCCATCCACCTGGTGGTGGTGGAGGCGGATCCCATGGGGGGTCAGCTGGTCCTGGCCCGGGAGAAGGCCATGGTGCGCCTGGCCCGCGGCGAGGCACGCTCTGGCGAGATCGGTCCCGAGGCCTTCCGGGCCGGCCTTGATGCCCTGGCCCAGATGGCGAAGGTCATCCAGGGCTTTGAGTGCGAGACCGTGATGGCCTGCGGCACGGCGGCCCTGCGCGACGCGAAGAATGCCCAGGTCTTCGTCATGGAGGCCGAGTCGCTGGGCATCGCCATCCAGGTGATCTCCGGTGAGGAGGAGGCCCGGCTCATCCACCAGGCCGTCTCCCACGCCATCCCCTTCCCCCTGGAGCCCGTTGCCCTGGTGGACATCGGCGGCGGCAGCACCGAGCTGACGTGGGTGCAGGCCGGGCGCGTGGCGGCCAGCATCTCCCTTCCATGGGGCCTCCAGCGCCTGGCGGATGCGGCCCAGACCTCGAACCCGCCCACGGCCCACGACCTCAAGCGGCTGCGGAAGATGATCCGACGCATCCTCAAGAAGGCCCGCAAGGACCTGCCCACGGAGCTGCCCGAGCCCACGCTCATCCTGGGCACCTCAGGCACCCTGGAGGATCTGGCCAAAGGCTCGGACGACGGCCGGGGATTCACGGCGGAGCAGCTCCGGGCCTACGCCCTGAAGCTCTGGCGGACGGATGTCCAGCAGCGCACCGAGCGCCTGGGTGTGGATCCCAAGCGCGCCGAGGTGCTGCACGTGGGTGCCATCTGGGCCCTCTCCCTCATGGAGTGGCTGGGCACCCCGCCCCTGCGCCACCTGCCTGTGGGCCTGCGAGAGGGCATGATCTGGGAGGCCCTCAAGCACGGCGGGGCCGCCATCCCGCCCCTGGCGGACCGCCGCCGGGCCTCCATCGAGCAGCTGGCGGCGCGCCTGGATCCCGACCCCGGTCACAGTCGCCATGTGGCCCTGCTGGCGGACCAGCTCTTCCTGGCGCTCCAGCCGCACTTCGAACTGGGCGACACCGAGCGCCAGTGGCTGGCCTTCGCCGCGCGGGTGCATGACGTCGGCTTCTCGGTGTCCGAGAAGGACCACCACAAGCATGGTGAGTATCTGGTGCGCAATGCGGCCCTGCCTGGCTTCTGGCCGGAGGAGGTGGATGTGCTCGCCCAGGTGGTGCGCTTCCACCGGGGCAAGCCGCCCCATCACGCGAAGCACGAGGCGTTCCGGGCTCTGGCGCCCTGGCACCGCCAGGTGGTCCGCAAGCTGGCGGCCCTGGTGCGGGGGGCCGATGCCCTGGACCGCCGGCGCCGCCAGGCGGTGCGTGGCCTGTCCGTGGACATCGACGACGACACCCTGCGGGTGCACCTGGAGGCCACCGGGGATGTGGAACCGGAGATGGAGGCTTTCCGCGAGAAGGCCGCCCTCCTGGGAACCCTGCTGGACCGCAGGATCGAAGTCACCGTAGTCTGA
- a CDS encoding SCP2 sterol-binding domain-containing protein: MPELFLPEKAQGLTVSVYYQVTGEGGGDYTCQIDNGVFSLKREAKPDATSVVVIGAEDWIALNEGKLDPMQAFMTGKLKGTGDLGLLQKFPKFFKKPQKQGGPVKPLKDLLPARLALAGTGIKVTVGTESWGDGAEVSGDEAAVRGLVCGVSEPGPALLGGQIRYAGDMSLLRKAWKTWSAEPEISFPDTPGGKALATLRKRYKGGASGTLEVKVDGVPYRLDFKPEGLSVRPGEVEGGAALGISDADFAALNAGKLNLVAALLGGAITVKGDMSQVAAYTAHFDADVNPAQALLESMPERFNAEKAGDLEAAVGYQIDDLGYTLFVRNGTCMVFPRLMKPCDTLLKAKADDFIAMSTGTLNAQEAFMTGKIQIEGDPLLMQKVAKSFKRPEA; the protein is encoded by the coding sequence ATGCCCGAACTCTTCCTGCCCGAGAAGGCCCAGGGGCTCACGGTCTCCGTCTACTACCAGGTGACGGGCGAGGGTGGCGGGGACTACACCTGCCAGATCGACAACGGTGTGTTCTCCCTGAAGCGGGAGGCCAAGCCCGACGCCACCTCCGTGGTGGTGATCGGCGCGGAGGACTGGATCGCCCTGAACGAAGGCAAGCTCGATCCCATGCAGGCCTTCATGACCGGGAAGCTCAAGGGCACCGGGGATCTCGGCCTGCTCCAGAAATTCCCCAAGTTCTTCAAGAAGCCCCAGAAGCAGGGCGGCCCGGTGAAGCCGTTGAAGGATCTGCTGCCCGCGCGCCTCGCGCTGGCCGGGACGGGGATCAAGGTGACCGTGGGAACGGAAAGCTGGGGCGACGGCGCGGAAGTGTCCGGCGATGAAGCCGCCGTGCGGGGACTGGTCTGCGGTGTCTCGGAGCCCGGCCCCGCCCTGCTGGGTGGCCAGATCCGGTACGCGGGGGACATGAGTCTTCTCCGCAAGGCCTGGAAGACCTGGTCCGCCGAGCCTGAAATCAGCTTCCCCGACACGCCCGGCGGCAAGGCCCTGGCGACCCTGCGCAAGCGCTACAAGGGCGGCGCCAGCGGCACCCTGGAAGTGAAGGTGGATGGGGTGCCCTACCGCCTGGACTTCAAGCCGGAAGGGCTGTCCGTGCGACCTGGCGAAGTGGAGGGCGGCGCGGCTCTGGGCATCTCCGATGCGGATTTCGCGGCGCTCAACGCGGGCAAGCTGAACCTGGTGGCGGCCCTGCTGGGCGGCGCCATCACCGTGAAGGGCGACATGAGCCAGGTGGCGGCCTACACCGCCCACTTCGATGCGGACGTGAACCCGGCCCAGGCCCTGCTGGAGTCCATGCCTGAGCGTTTCAACGCCGAAAAAGCCGGAGATCTTGAAGCCGCCGTGGGTTACCAGATTGATGACCTGGGCTATACGCTTTTCGTCCGGAATGGCACCTGCATGGTGTTCCCCCGCCTCATGAAACCCTGTGATACGCTCCTGAAAGCCAAGGCCGACGACTTCATTGCCATGAGTACCGGAACGCTGAATGCCCAGGAGGCCTTCATGACCGGCAAGATCCAGATCGAGGGCGACCCGCTGCTCATGCAGAAGGTCGCGAAGAGCTTCAAGCGGCCTGAAGCCTGA
- a CDS encoding LiaI-LiaF-like domain-containing protein, translating into MNAQERPPVFSVKLVLGLVVIAIGLILLLDSLRWYDAWHLLAWWPLALAAFGLARLAQDGPLSLRGHIWLGFAVAGFISQFGPWGLLERWWPVFLVWGGTVVALRAIFPQPKRVRTPKAVPPSPTPSVSCDPETESTQVKP; encoded by the coding sequence ATGAACGCCCAGGAACGCCCCCCCGTCTTTTCGGTGAAGCTGGTCCTCGGACTGGTGGTCATCGCCATCGGTCTCATCCTCCTGCTGGACAGCCTCCGCTGGTACGACGCCTGGCACCTGCTGGCCTGGTGGCCGCTGGCTCTGGCCGCCTTCGGACTCGCCCGCCTGGCCCAGGACGGCCCCCTCAGCCTGCGGGGCCACATCTGGCTTGGTTTCGCCGTCGCGGGCTTCATCTCCCAGTTCGGCCCCTGGGGCCTGCTGGAGCGCTGGTGGCCGGTCTTCCTGGTGTGGGGCGGCACGGTCGTCGCCCTGCGGGCCATCTTCCCCCAGCCCAAGCGGGTCCGGACTCCCAAGGCCGTCCCCCCATCGCCAACACCCAGCGTTTCCTGTGATCCTGAAACCGAATCCACCCAGGTGAAGCCATGA
- a CDS encoding LytR/AlgR family response regulator transcription factor — translation MKALIIDDEDLARAVVREHLAAHPDVEVAAECANGFEALKAVALHQPDLIFLDIQMPKLDGFEVLELLEAEGKRPAVVFVTAYDQHALRAFEAHAVDYLLKPFSKERFDTALAKARAQQAAHPAVPAPAASELAAAARQGKPLERVVVKDGPKVTVVHLDHLDWVQAQDDYVLLRTEGRNLLKQQTLASLETQLDSSRFIRIHRSYILNLDRLVRVEQDSKEHRDAILRDGTRLPVSRAGYQRLRELWEGD, via the coding sequence ATGAAAGCCCTCATCATCGACGACGAGGATCTGGCCCGCGCCGTGGTGCGCGAACACCTGGCCGCCCATCCGGACGTGGAAGTCGCGGCCGAGTGCGCCAACGGCTTCGAGGCCCTGAAGGCCGTGGCCCTGCACCAGCCCGATCTCATCTTCCTGGACATCCAGATGCCCAAGCTCGATGGCTTCGAGGTGCTGGAACTGCTCGAAGCCGAAGGGAAGCGTCCCGCCGTGGTCTTCGTCACCGCCTACGACCAGCATGCCCTGCGGGCCTTCGAGGCCCACGCCGTGGACTATCTTCTGAAACCGTTCTCGAAGGAACGCTTCGACACCGCACTGGCCAAGGCCCGGGCCCAGCAGGCGGCCCACCCCGCCGTTCCCGCGCCCGCCGCCTCGGAACTTGCGGCCGCGGCCCGCCAGGGGAAGCCCCTGGAGCGCGTCGTGGTGAAGGATGGCCCCAAGGTGACGGTGGTCCACCTGGATCATCTGGACTGGGTGCAGGCCCAGGACGACTACGTGCTGCTGAGGACCGAAGGCAGGAACCTGCTCAAGCAGCAGACCCTCGCCAGCCTGGAAACCCAACTCGATTCGAGTCGTTTCATCCGCATTCACCGCAGTTACATCCTGAACCTCGACCGCCTTGTCCGCGTCGAACAAGACTCCAAGGAGCATCGCGACGCCATCCTCCGCGACGGCACCCGCCTGCCCGTGAGCCGGGCGGGCTACCAGCGATTGCGGGAGCTGTGGGAAGGCGACTGA
- a CDS encoding sensor histidine kinase produces the protein MHPLLASRARLGAYLLGWVPIALLLAGIARSQGWSWAEAGTLAPPLCLLAAFLFLSAWFLCRALPLGRRVETLGSHGAAWGLAAVLMGGIWAGLAWLLARALAWIPGLGALPRRVDIALPVLTGLGILLYLASVALSYLMLAQDRAVEAERRGAELQLLAQESELKALRAQLNPHFLFNSLNSLSALTAVDPARAREMCVLLSDFLRRSLGLGERRLVPLREELDLARAYLAIEQIRFGARLTLDWRIDPAADPALLPTLLLQPLVENAIKHGIAALPEGGTLVVAAEAAEGHVTLRVENPADLDVPTPQGLGLGLRQVRQRLLGRFGNRARFEAGVQNGIHRVTLVFPLETEP, from the coding sequence ATGCATCCCCTGCTGGCCAGCCGCGCGCGACTGGGGGCCTACCTCCTGGGGTGGGTCCCCATCGCCCTGCTGCTGGCGGGTATCGCCCGGAGCCAGGGCTGGAGCTGGGCCGAGGCCGGCACCCTCGCCCCGCCCCTCTGTCTACTGGCGGCCTTCCTGTTCCTGTCCGCCTGGTTCCTCTGCCGGGCCCTGCCCCTGGGCCGGAGGGTGGAGACCCTGGGCTCCCATGGCGCGGCCTGGGGCCTGGCGGCCGTGCTCATGGGCGGCATCTGGGCGGGGCTGGCCTGGCTGCTGGCCCGGGCCCTGGCCTGGATCCCCGGCCTGGGCGCCCTCCCCCGTCGGGTGGACATCGCCCTGCCGGTGCTCACGGGCCTGGGCATCCTGCTCTACCTGGCCTCTGTGGCCCTCAGCTACCTCATGCTGGCCCAGGACCGGGCCGTGGAGGCCGAACGCCGGGGAGCCGAGCTGCAGCTGCTGGCCCAGGAATCAGAGCTGAAGGCCCTGCGCGCCCAGCTCAACCCCCACTTCCTGTTCAACAGCCTGAACTCGCTCTCCGCGCTCACGGCCGTGGATCCGGCCCGGGCGCGGGAGATGTGCGTGCTGCTGTCCGACTTCCTCCGCCGCAGCCTGGGCCTGGGGGAGCGCCGCCTGGTGCCCCTGCGGGAGGAACTGGACCTGGCCCGGGCCTACCTGGCCATCGAGCAGATCCGCTTCGGCGCCCGGCTGACCCTGGACTGGCGCATCGATCCGGCCGCCGATCCCGCCCTCCTGCCCACGCTGCTGCTGCAACCGCTGGTGGAGAACGCCATCAAGCACGGCATCGCGGCGCTGCCCGAGGGAGGCACCCTGGTCGTGGCCGCCGAGGCGGCGGAAGGCCATGTGACCTTGCGGGTGGAGAACCCGGCGGACCTGGACGTGCCGACACCCCAGGGACTGGGGCTCGGGCTGCGCCAGGTCCGCCAGCGCCTGCTCGGGCGCTTCGGCAACCGGGCCCGCTTCGAAGCGGGCGTGCAGAATGGCATCCATCGCGTGACCCTGGTCTTCCCCCTGGAGACGGAACCATGA